A region of Pseudarthrobacter sp. NIBRBAC000502770 DNA encodes the following proteins:
- the ligD gene encoding non-homologous end-joining DNA ligase translates to MTPSKTPAEVLDIEGNEVRISSPDKVVFPDAGLTKLDLVRYYLAVSEGALRGAGGRPMVLKRFPKGIDAEPFFQKRVPENHPPFIDTTTLHYASGTSAEEAVIRDAAGLAWVVNLGCLDLNPHPVRAEDLEHPDELRVDLDPMPGVDWTQIVDVAYVAQEVLADAGLVGWPKTSGSRGLHILVRIAPEWSYRDVRLAAETLAREVENRAPGLATARWWKEERGESVFVDFNQNAKDRTVASAYSVRPLPDARVSTPLTWEEMRTARPGQFTVATVMERYAGIGDPHAGIDGAVGSLDGLLALAKELGPAEKAPRSGNGSGRRQSLMPLIEVARTKTKPEALAALDEWKARHAAVVDSLQPADVLVDGMRGSSSLWYRVRVNLQHVPEADRPPQEELIADYDPWAGKQWPGHTGS, encoded by the coding sequence ATGACTCCGTCAAAGACGCCGGCTGAGGTCCTGGACATTGAAGGCAACGAAGTCCGGATCTCGAGCCCGGACAAGGTGGTATTCCCGGATGCCGGCCTGACCAAGCTCGACCTGGTGCGGTACTACCTCGCGGTTTCGGAGGGAGCACTGCGCGGCGCCGGCGGCCGCCCCATGGTGCTCAAGAGGTTCCCCAAGGGCATTGATGCAGAACCGTTCTTCCAGAAGCGCGTGCCGGAAAACCACCCTCCCTTCATCGATACCACTACCCTGCATTACGCGTCAGGGACTTCGGCCGAGGAGGCGGTGATCAGGGATGCGGCAGGACTCGCCTGGGTGGTTAATCTCGGCTGCCTTGACCTGAACCCCCACCCGGTGCGGGCAGAAGACCTTGAACACCCGGACGAGCTGCGGGTGGACCTTGATCCCATGCCTGGTGTGGACTGGACGCAAATCGTCGACGTCGCCTATGTGGCGCAGGAGGTCCTTGCCGACGCGGGACTGGTGGGATGGCCCAAGACCAGCGGGTCCCGCGGCCTGCACATCCTGGTCCGCATCGCGCCGGAGTGGTCGTACCGGGACGTCCGGCTGGCCGCGGAGACCCTCGCGAGGGAGGTGGAGAACCGCGCCCCCGGCCTGGCAACGGCACGGTGGTGGAAAGAGGAGCGCGGCGAGAGCGTGTTCGTGGACTTCAACCAGAACGCCAAGGACCGCACGGTCGCGTCCGCCTACTCGGTCAGGCCCCTGCCGGACGCCCGGGTGTCCACTCCGCTGACCTGGGAGGAAATGCGCACCGCCCGGCCTGGACAGTTCACTGTCGCCACGGTGATGGAGCGGTATGCAGGAATCGGCGACCCGCACGCCGGCATCGACGGCGCGGTGGGGTCACTGGACGGGCTCCTTGCCCTGGCAAAGGAACTGGGGCCGGCGGAAAAGGCTCCGCGCAGCGGCAACGGATCCGGCCGCCGGCAGTCGCTGATGCCCCTCATCGAAGTGGCCCGGACCAAGACAAAGCCCGAAGCGCTGGCGGCGCTCGACGAATGGAAGGCCCGGCATGCCGCCGTCGTCGATTCCCTGCAGCCGGCCGACGTCCTGGTGGACGGGATGCGTGGTTCAAGCTCGCTCTGGTACCGGGTGCGGGTGAACCTGCAGCATGTCCCCGAGGCCGACCGGCCGCCGCAGGAGGAGCTCATCGCGGACTACGACCCCTGGGCCGGAAAGCAGTGGCCGGGGCACACCGGTTCCTGA
- the pucL gene encoding factor-independent urate hydroxylase: MSSKIILGSNQFGKAEVRVVKITRDTDRHQIEDLNVTSQLRGDFEAAHLEGDNSHVVPTDTQKNTVYAFAREGIGSPEAFLLRLGEHFTSSFSWVDGGRWEAESYSWNRIQAHGSEHDHSFVRNGQEVRTAVLVRDGAAEHLISGLKDLTVLKSTQSGFVGYPKDKYTTLAETTDRILATDVSARWRYKAGTDFTSFDFNKNYDDVKSLLLEGFTENYSHALQQTLFDMGTKVLEAHPEIDEIKFSMPNKHHFLVDLSPFGLDNPNEVFFAADRPYGLIEATVLREDAVPAENAWTGIAGFC, translated from the coding sequence ATGAGCAGCAAGATCATTCTCGGCAGCAACCAGTTCGGCAAGGCCGAGGTCCGGGTCGTCAAGATCACCCGCGACACAGACCGCCACCAGATTGAAGACCTCAACGTCACCTCGCAGCTGCGCGGCGACTTCGAGGCGGCCCACCTGGAGGGCGACAACAGCCATGTTGTGCCCACCGACACCCAGAAGAACACCGTCTACGCATTCGCCCGCGAGGGCATCGGTTCCCCGGAAGCTTTCCTGCTTCGCCTTGGCGAGCACTTCACCTCGAGCTTCAGCTGGGTTGATGGCGGCCGCTGGGAAGCAGAGTCCTACAGCTGGAACCGGATCCAGGCCCATGGCAGCGAACACGACCACTCGTTCGTCCGCAACGGCCAGGAAGTCCGCACGGCAGTGCTGGTCCGCGACGGCGCTGCCGAGCACCTTATCTCCGGACTGAAGGACCTGACTGTCCTGAAGTCCACCCAGTCCGGCTTCGTCGGCTACCCCAAGGACAAGTACACCACCCTGGCGGAAACCACCGACCGGATCCTCGCCACCGACGTCTCCGCCCGCTGGCGGTACAAGGCCGGCACCGACTTCACGTCGTTTGATTTCAACAAGAACTACGACGACGTGAAGAGCCTGCTGCTCGAAGGCTTCACCGAAAACTACTCACACGCCCTGCAGCAGACACTGTTCGACATGGGAACCAAGGTCCTCGAGGCCCACCCCGAAATCGACGAAATCAAGTTCTCCATGCCTAACAAGCACCACTTCCTTGTGGACCTCTCGCCGTTCGGCCTGGACAACCCCAACGAGGTCTTCTTCGCGGCGGACCGTCCCTACGGCCTGATCGAGGCCACGGTCCTGCGCGAAGACGCCGTTCCCGCCGAGAACGCATGGACGGGCATCGCCGGCTTCTGCTGA
- a CDS encoding bifunctional allantoicase/(S)-ureidoglycine aminohydrolase gives MGKYYSPTGGLPPQTHLTTERAIVTEAYTVIPKGVMTDIVTSNLPGFSNTRSWIIARPISGFATTFSQLIVEIGPGGGAPKAEFEAGVEGVIFVTRGKVNLTLDGELHPLEEGGYAYLAAGSEWGLENVSDDVVSFHWIRKAYERLEGYEAKSFVTNEKDIEPTSMPDTNDVWKTTRFTDSNDLAHDMQVNIVTFQPGGVIPFPETHVMEHGLYVLEGKAMYLLNNDWVEVEAGDFMWLRAFCPQACYAGGPGEFRYLLYKDMNRQVKLT, from the coding sequence ATGGGCAAGTACTACTCCCCCACCGGCGGACTCCCGCCGCAGACCCACCTGACCACGGAGCGCGCCATCGTCACCGAGGCGTACACGGTGATCCCGAAAGGTGTGATGACGGACATCGTCACGTCCAACCTGCCGGGCTTTTCAAACACCCGGTCCTGGATCATCGCCCGCCCCATCTCCGGCTTCGCCACCACCTTCTCCCAGCTGATCGTGGAAATCGGCCCGGGCGGAGGAGCCCCGAAGGCCGAATTCGAGGCCGGCGTCGAAGGCGTCATCTTCGTCACCCGCGGCAAGGTCAACCTCACCCTCGACGGTGAACTGCACCCGCTGGAGGAAGGCGGCTACGCCTACCTCGCTGCGGGTTCGGAATGGGGCCTGGAAAACGTCTCTGACGACGTGGTGTCCTTCCACTGGATCCGCAAGGCCTACGAGCGGCTGGAGGGGTACGAGGCCAAGTCCTTCGTCACGAACGAAAAGGACATCGAGCCCACGTCCATGCCGGACACCAACGACGTGTGGAAGACCACGCGGTTCACGGACTCTAATGACCTGGCCCACGACATGCAGGTGAACATCGTGACGTTCCAGCCCGGCGGCGTCATCCCGTTCCCGGAAACCCACGTCATGGAGCACGGCCTGTACGTCCTGGAGGGCAAGGCCATGTACCTGCTGAACAACGACTGGGTGGAGGTGGAGGCCGGTGACTTCATGTGGCTGCGGGCCTTCTGCCCGCAGGCCTGCTACGCGGGCGGCCCGGGCGAGTTCCGCTACCTGCTCTACAAGGACATGAACCGCCAGGTGAAGCTCACCTAG
- a CDS encoding nucleobase:cation symporter-2 family protein, translating into MNIKNAPSPGTNKTAGDSKKRTKRPAAGRPEDERLSIGSSFAYGFQHVLTMYGGIIAVPLIVGQAAGLSSSDTGVLIAAALFMGGLATLLQTVGIPFFGSQLPLVQGVSFASVATMVAIVTNGGGLPAVFGAVMVSAAVGLLIAPVFSKIVRFFPPVVTGTVITTIGLTLMPVAANWAMGGNSKAENYGSMANIGLAAVTLVLVLVLSKVGSATISRLSILLAMVAGTLIAAATGMADFSRVGNGPIAAFPTPFLLGTPTFDIAAIISMLIVVLVILTETMADILAVGEIVGTRTDSKRIAAGLRADMGSSLIAPIFGSFTQSAFAQNVGLVAVTKIKSRYVVAAGGVILVLLGLLPVMGRVVAAVPTAVLGGAGIVLFGTVAASGIRTLAKVEYRNNMNLIIVATSIGFGMLPIAAPTFYNQFPAWVSTIFHSGISSAAVMAILLNLLFNHLKAGNSENQSVFVAGTGRVVREEDLKCLAEGDRFENGKLIDCDGKEVAIESSEKASEH; encoded by the coding sequence ATGAACATCAAGAACGCCCCGTCCCCCGGTACGAACAAGACCGCCGGCGACTCCAAGAAACGGACCAAGCGCCCCGCAGCGGGACGCCCCGAAGACGAACGGCTGTCGATAGGCAGCAGCTTTGCCTACGGGTTCCAGCACGTGCTGACCATGTACGGCGGCATCATCGCCGTCCCGCTGATCGTAGGCCAGGCAGCAGGCCTGTCGTCCTCCGACACCGGCGTCCTGATTGCGGCAGCCCTCTTCATGGGCGGCCTCGCTACCCTGCTGCAGACCGTCGGAATCCCCTTCTTCGGATCCCAACTCCCGCTGGTCCAGGGTGTCTCCTTCGCCAGCGTGGCCACCATGGTCGCGATTGTGACCAACGGAGGCGGACTGCCTGCCGTGTTTGGGGCCGTGATGGTTTCCGCCGCGGTTGGCCTGCTGATCGCACCAGTCTTCTCCAAGATCGTCCGGTTCTTCCCCCCGGTGGTAACGGGCACGGTGATCACCACCATTGGGCTGACCCTCATGCCGGTGGCAGCAAACTGGGCCATGGGCGGGAACAGCAAGGCGGAGAACTACGGCAGCATGGCCAACATCGGACTGGCGGCCGTCACCCTGGTCCTGGTCCTGGTCCTGAGCAAGGTGGGCAGCGCCACCATTTCCCGCCTGTCCATCCTGCTGGCCATGGTGGCGGGAACCCTGATCGCGGCAGCAACCGGGATGGCCGATTTTTCCAGGGTGGGCAACGGTCCCATTGCCGCTTTCCCCACACCGTTCCTGCTGGGCACGCCGACGTTCGACATTGCCGCCATCATTTCCATGCTGATCGTGGTCCTGGTCATCCTCACCGAAACCATGGCGGACATCCTTGCAGTGGGCGAGATCGTTGGCACCCGCACCGACTCCAAGCGCATCGCGGCCGGCCTGCGGGCCGACATGGGCTCCAGCCTGATTGCCCCGATCTTTGGTTCGTTTACCCAGAGCGCCTTCGCCCAGAACGTGGGCTTGGTGGCCGTCACCAAGATCAAGAGCCGCTATGTGGTTGCCGCGGGCGGCGTCATCCTGGTGCTGCTGGGGCTGCTTCCGGTCATGGGCCGGGTGGTTGCGGCCGTGCCCACCGCTGTCCTGGGTGGCGCCGGGATTGTCCTCTTCGGGACCGTGGCCGCGAGCGGCATCCGCACCCTCGCCAAGGTGGAGTACCGGAACAACATGAACCTGATCATCGTGGCCACCTCCATCGGGTTCGGCATGCTTCCCATTGCGGCACCTACCTTCTACAACCAGTTCCCCGCCTGGGTGAGCACCATCTTCCACTCCGGCATCAGCTCGGCCGCCGTCATGGCCATCCTGCTGAACCTGCTCTTCAACCACCTGAAGGCCGGCAACTCGGAGAACCAATCGGTGTTTGTTGCCGGCACCGGTCGGGTGGTCCGCGAGGAGGACCTCAAGTGCCTGGCGGAAGGCGACCGGTTCGAAAACGGCAAGCTCATTGACTGCGACGGCAAGGAAGTCGCCATCGAGTCATCCGAAAAGGCGTCAGAGCACTGA
- a CDS encoding nucleoside deaminase, whose protein sequence is MSTTVTAEQFLARSIRLATANVLNSGGPFGAMIVMADGQAFDGVNRVTADNDPTAHAEVTAIRTACRELGTFDLSGATLYTSCEPCPMCLASALWARVSRVVYAADRHDAASVGFDDAVFYEYFENQDRDSLMPVSKLELGDPQSPAPLEPFSTWNTLESRIDY, encoded by the coding sequence ATGAGTACCACCGTCACGGCCGAACAGTTTTTGGCCCGCTCCATCCGGCTGGCAACGGCCAACGTCCTGAACAGCGGAGGCCCGTTCGGCGCCATGATCGTCATGGCGGACGGGCAGGCGTTCGACGGCGTCAACCGCGTCACGGCGGACAACGACCCCACCGCACACGCCGAAGTCACCGCCATCCGCACTGCCTGCCGCGAGCTGGGCACCTTCGACCTCAGCGGCGCCACCCTCTACACCAGCTGCGAGCCGTGCCCCATGTGCCTGGCCTCCGCACTCTGGGCCCGGGTCAGCCGCGTGGTCTACGCAGCGGACCGCCATGACGCCGCCTCCGTCGGCTTCGACGACGCTGTGTTCTACGAATACTTCGAAAACCAGGACAGGGATTCCCTGATGCCGGTCTCCAAGCTGGAGCTGGGCGATCCCCAGTCCCCGGCCCCGCTGGAGCCGTTCAGTACCTGGAACACGCTCGAATCCAGGATCGATTACTAG
- a CDS encoding NAD-dependent malic enzyme: MANPSPGNSITLRVEAPSSFSATSELAAAVGAAGAAITALDVTESHHETLVVDVTCNTTDDAHAARVKDALNALDGVTVQHVSDRTFLMHLGGKLEVVPKVPLRNRDDLSRAYTPGVARVCLAIAEDPAAARNLTVKRNTVAVVTDGSAVLGLGNIGPAAALPVMEGKAALFKQFANVDAWPVCLDTQDTEEIIRTVKLLAPVFGGVNLEDIAAPRCFEIEARLREELDIPVFHDDQHGTAIVTLAALVNALRVVDKKIADVRIVVSGVGAAGSAIIQLLKAQGARHIVAAGRSGAIHKGEAYNDPHRTWIAENTNQEGFAGTLHQALVGADVFIGVSAPNILEEEHIASMAKDAIVFAMANPTPEVDPAVASRHAAVVATGRSDFPNQINNVLAFPGLFRGLLDVGASDITPEMLVAAAEAIANRVNDNELNASYIIPSIFDPHVTANVAAAVAAAAHASNVATAAGPADSAAEPALASA, from the coding sequence ATGGCGAACCCCAGCCCCGGAAATTCGATCACCCTGCGCGTGGAAGCACCGTCAAGCTTCAGCGCCACCAGCGAGCTCGCCGCAGCCGTGGGAGCTGCCGGCGCCGCGATCACCGCCCTTGACGTCACCGAGTCCCACCACGAGACCCTGGTGGTTGACGTCACCTGCAACACCACCGATGACGCGCACGCCGCCCGCGTCAAGGACGCCCTCAACGCGCTCGACGGCGTCACGGTCCAGCACGTCTCGGACCGCACCTTCCTGATGCACCTGGGCGGCAAGCTCGAGGTGGTCCCAAAGGTCCCCCTGCGCAACCGTGACGACCTCTCCCGGGCCTACACCCCCGGCGTCGCCCGCGTCTGCCTGGCCATCGCGGAGGACCCCGCCGCCGCCCGCAACCTGACCGTCAAGCGCAACACGGTGGCCGTGGTCACCGACGGATCGGCGGTGCTGGGCCTGGGCAACATCGGCCCCGCCGCGGCCCTTCCGGTCATGGAGGGCAAAGCCGCCCTGTTCAAGCAGTTCGCCAACGTCGACGCCTGGCCCGTCTGCCTGGACACCCAGGACACGGAGGAAATCATCCGCACCGTCAAGCTCCTGGCACCGGTCTTCGGCGGCGTAAACCTGGAGGACATCGCCGCGCCCCGCTGCTTCGAGATCGAGGCCCGCCTGCGCGAGGAACTGGACATCCCGGTCTTCCACGACGACCAGCACGGCACGGCCATCGTGACCCTCGCTGCCCTGGTCAACGCCCTGCGCGTGGTGGACAAGAAGATCGCGGACGTGAGGATCGTGGTGTCCGGGGTCGGCGCCGCCGGCTCTGCCATCATCCAGCTGCTCAAGGCCCAGGGCGCCCGGCACATTGTGGCCGCGGGCCGCTCCGGCGCCATCCACAAGGGTGAGGCGTACAACGATCCGCACCGCACCTGGATCGCGGAAAACACCAACCAGGAAGGGTTCGCCGGCACCCTGCACCAGGCCTTGGTGGGTGCTGATGTCTTCATCGGCGTCTCCGCCCCGAACATCCTGGAGGAGGAACACATCGCCTCCATGGCAAAGGACGCCATCGTCTTCGCCATGGCCAACCCCACCCCCGAGGTGGACCCCGCCGTCGCATCCCGGCACGCCGCCGTCGTGGCCACCGGCCGCAGCGACTTCCCCAACCAGATCAACAACGTCCTGGCCTTCCCCGGCCTTTTCCGCGGACTCCTCGACGTGGGGGCAAGCGACATCACCCCGGAAATGCTCGTGGCCGCCGCGGAAGCAATCGCCAACCGGGTGAATGATAATGAGCTCAATGCCAGCTACATCATCCCCAGCATCTTCGACCCGCACGTGACCGCCAACGTCGCGGCAGCCGTCGCGGCCGCGGCTCACGCCTCAAACGTGGCAACGGCTGCCGGACCGGCCGATTCCGCCGCGGAGCCAGCACTGGCCTCCGCCTGA
- a CDS encoding IclR family transcriptional regulator, giving the protein MAEKASGGVQSVERVFELLELITDAGGDVTLSELSSSTDLPLPTIHRLLRTLVSLGYIRQLPNRRYALGPRLIRLGEGANKQLGALAQPQLKILVDRLGETSNMAVLDSDMVIYVAQVPSLHSMRMFTEVGRRAHTHATGVGKAILAQLDDDTVRGIIARAGMPTPTAKSIGDVEELLADLKLIRERGYSIDEEEQELGVRCFAMAVPNAPTPTAISVSGPVSRVDGNFADKAVPILREAAEAISRELNRA; this is encoded by the coding sequence ATGGCAGAGAAAGCCTCTGGTGGGGTGCAGTCGGTAGAGCGTGTCTTCGAACTGCTGGAGCTCATCACCGATGCCGGCGGTGACGTGACGCTCAGCGAGCTCTCGTCCTCCACGGACCTCCCGCTGCCCACTATCCACCGCCTGCTGCGCACCCTGGTCTCGCTCGGCTACATCCGCCAGCTGCCCAACCGGCGCTACGCCCTTGGCCCCCGCCTCATCCGTTTGGGTGAGGGCGCCAACAAGCAGCTCGGTGCCCTGGCGCAGCCCCAGCTTAAGATCCTGGTTGACCGGCTGGGGGAGACCTCCAACATGGCTGTCCTGGACTCGGACATGGTGATCTACGTGGCCCAGGTGCCCTCGCTGCACTCCATGCGCATGTTCACGGAGGTGGGACGGCGCGCCCACACCCACGCCACCGGCGTGGGCAAGGCCATCCTGGCCCAGCTCGACGACGACACCGTGCGGGGCATCATTGCGCGCGCCGGGATGCCCACCCCCACTGCGAAGAGCATCGGCGACGTGGAGGAACTCCTGGCCGACCTCAAGCTCATCCGTGAGCGGGGGTACTCCATCGACGAGGAAGAGCAGGAACTCGGCGTCCGCTGCTTCGCCATGGCGGTCCCCAACGCTCCGACGCCTACCGCGATTTCCGTTTCCGGGCCGGTGTCCCGGGTGGACGGGAACTTCGCCGACAAGGCCGTGCCCATCCTCCGGGAAGCGGCCGAGGCCATCTCCCGCGAGCTTAACCGCGCCTAA
- a CDS encoding aldolase — protein sequence MEAPKSSLSAADFAHIDGQLAATDRLLEQNYPGDDGSRQPVHTVYVPADRFTPSLAADWGAQAIATAEAHGGLETLGRLLGQDAGLAEAVAGRVQAKLRTEPIEDLRLDFEDGFGDRGDDAEDATAVAAASAVAQAAAAGSAPPFIGIRFKCFEAPTRARGLRTLDLFVSGLAAAGELPEGLVLTLPKVTTVAQVQAMDYAVSRLEDVHSLPAGRLRFEVQVETPQLILGPEGTSPVAQLPHAVPGRISGLHYGTYDYSASLQISAEYQSMEHPVADFAKEVMQLAVAGTGVRLSDGSTNIIPVGDNVENAWQLHGRLVRRSLERGYYQGWDLHPAQLPSRFAATYAFYREGLPAAAARLRNYVERTEGGVLDEPATARALAAFVLRGVQCGAVGAEEVQALAGVGLPQLTALAHPRLATTSNS from the coding sequence ATGGAAGCACCAAAATCCTCCCTTTCAGCCGCGGACTTCGCGCACATTGACGGGCAGCTTGCTGCCACCGACCGGCTGCTGGAACAGAACTACCCGGGCGACGACGGCTCCCGCCAGCCCGTGCACACGGTGTACGTGCCCGCGGACCGGTTCACGCCGTCGCTCGCGGCCGACTGGGGCGCCCAGGCGATCGCGACGGCGGAAGCCCACGGCGGCCTGGAAACACTGGGCCGGCTCTTGGGCCAGGACGCCGGGCTCGCCGAAGCCGTGGCGGGCCGGGTCCAGGCAAAACTCCGGACGGAACCGATCGAGGACCTGCGCCTCGACTTCGAGGACGGCTTCGGGGACAGGGGCGACGACGCCGAGGACGCCACCGCGGTTGCCGCGGCGTCCGCGGTGGCGCAGGCCGCCGCTGCCGGCTCCGCTCCCCCGTTCATCGGCATCCGCTTCAAGTGCTTCGAGGCTCCCACCCGGGCCCGCGGCCTGCGGACCCTCGACCTGTTCGTCTCCGGCCTGGCCGCGGCCGGCGAATTGCCGGAGGGCCTGGTCCTGACCCTCCCCAAGGTCACCACCGTGGCGCAGGTTCAGGCCATGGACTATGCGGTCTCCCGGCTCGAGGACGTCCATAGCCTTCCTGCGGGACGGCTGCGGTTCGAGGTCCAGGTGGAGACGCCGCAGCTGATCCTCGGCCCGGAAGGAACCTCTCCGGTAGCGCAACTGCCGCATGCCGTGCCCGGGCGGATCAGCGGGCTGCACTACGGCACCTACGACTACTCGGCTTCGCTGCAGATCTCCGCGGAGTACCAGTCCATGGAGCATCCGGTGGCGGACTTCGCCAAGGAGGTCATGCAGCTGGCCGTGGCAGGCACCGGCGTCCGGCTTTCCGACGGCTCCACCAACATCATCCCGGTGGGCGACAACGTGGAGAACGCCTGGCAGCTGCATGGGCGCCTGGTCCGAAGGTCGCTGGAACGCGGCTACTACCAGGGCTGGGACCTGCACCCGGCCCAGCTGCCCAGCCGGTTCGCCGCCACCTATGCGTTCTACCGCGAAGGCCTGCCAGCTGCCGCTGCCCGCCTGCGCAACTATGTGGAGCGGACCGAAGGCGGCGTCCTGGACGAACCCGCCACCGCCCGGGCCCTGGCCGCATTCGTCCTGCGCGGCGTCCAGTGCGGGGCAGTCGGCGCCGAGGAAGTCCAGGCGCTTGCCGGCGTCGGACTTCCCCAACTCACCGCCCTGGCCCACCCGCGGCTCGCCACCACCTCCAATTCCTAG
- the aceB gene encoding malate synthase A, translated as MAITVTDPRPIDRAEEILTPKALAFVEELHNRFAGTRNELLAARAVKRQRVAETGKLDFLPETQDVRDGDWKVAPAPAALQDRRVEMTGPASPAKMAINALNSGAKVWLADLEDASTPTWANVIDAILNLRDAAQGTLSYTSEEGKEYRLRTDAPLAVVVARPRGWHMQEKHLLVNGEPAVGALVDFGLHFFHIAKQLVLNGQGPYYYLPKMESHLEARLWNNVFVFAQDFLGLNQGTIRATVLIETIPAAFEMDEILYELRDHASGLNAGRWDYLFSIIKYFRDAGEEFVLPDRASVAMTAPFMRAYTELLVKTCHRRGAFAMGGMAAVIPNRRHPEVTEAAFEKVRADKTREANDGFDGSWVAHPDLVPTCREVFDSVLGDKPNQVDKQRPEVSVTAEQLLDVQSAGGQVTEAGLRLNLYVAVAYTAVWLSGNGAVAIHNLMEDAATAEISRSQVWQQIRNKSILADTGNTVTRELVERILGEETERLRTEFGDEAFRRYYQPASELIADICLSDDYTDFLTTPAYELVG; from the coding sequence ATGGCCATCACCGTCACAGATCCCCGGCCGATCGACCGCGCAGAGGAGATCCTCACCCCCAAGGCACTGGCCTTCGTGGAGGAACTCCACAACCGGTTCGCCGGCACCCGCAACGAGCTCCTGGCAGCCCGTGCCGTCAAGCGGCAGCGGGTGGCGGAAACGGGCAAGCTCGACTTCCTGCCGGAGACGCAGGACGTGCGCGACGGCGACTGGAAGGTTGCGCCGGCACCGGCAGCTTTGCAGGACCGCCGGGTGGAAATGACCGGCCCCGCCTCGCCGGCCAAGATGGCCATCAACGCCCTGAACTCCGGCGCCAAGGTGTGGCTGGCGGACCTCGAGGACGCCAGCACGCCCACCTGGGCCAATGTCATCGATGCCATCCTCAACCTCCGCGACGCCGCCCAGGGCACGCTCAGCTACACCTCGGAGGAAGGCAAGGAGTACCGGCTCCGCACCGACGCGCCGCTCGCCGTCGTGGTGGCCCGGCCCCGCGGCTGGCACATGCAGGAGAAGCACCTGCTGGTGAACGGTGAACCCGCGGTGGGTGCGCTGGTGGACTTTGGCCTGCACTTCTTCCACATCGCCAAGCAGCTGGTCCTCAACGGGCAGGGGCCGTACTACTACCTGCCCAAGATGGAGAGCCACCTCGAAGCGCGGCTCTGGAACAACGTGTTCGTGTTCGCGCAGGACTTCCTCGGCCTGAACCAGGGCACCATCCGCGCCACGGTGCTGATCGAGACCATCCCGGCCGCCTTCGAGATGGACGAGATCCTGTACGAACTGCGGGACCACGCCTCCGGCCTGAACGCCGGCCGCTGGGACTACCTGTTCAGCATCATCAAGTACTTCCGCGATGCCGGTGAGGAGTTCGTCCTGCCGGACCGCGCCTCCGTGGCGATGACCGCCCCCTTCATGCGCGCCTACACCGAACTCCTGGTCAAGACCTGCCACCGGCGCGGCGCCTTTGCCATGGGCGGCATGGCCGCGGTCATCCCCAACCGCCGCCACCCCGAGGTCACCGAAGCGGCGTTTGAAAAGGTCCGCGCGGACAAGACCCGCGAGGCCAACGACGGCTTCGACGGTTCCTGGGTTGCCCACCCGGACCTGGTCCCCACCTGCCGCGAAGTCTTCGACTCCGTCCTGGGTGACAAGCCCAACCAGGTGGACAAGCAGCGCCCCGAGGTTTCAGTTACCGCGGAGCAGCTGCTGGACGTCCAGTCCGCCGGGGGCCAGGTCACCGAGGCCGGCCTGCGCCTGAACCTCTACGTAGCCGTCGCCTACACGGCGGTGTGGCTGTCCGGTAACGGCGCCGTGGCCATCCACAACCTGATGGAGGATGCTGCCACCGCGGAGATCTCCCGTTCCCAGGTATGGCAGCAGATCCGCAACAAGTCCATCCTCGCGGACACGGGCAACACCGTCACCCGGGAACTGGTGGAACGGATCCTTGGCGAGGAAACGGAACGGCTCCGCACCGAATTCGGCGACGAAGCCTTCCGCCGCTATTACCAGCCGGCCAGCGAGCTCATCGCTGACATCTGCCTCTCGGACGATTACACCGACTTCCTCACCACGCCTGCCTACGAATTGGTGGGTTGA